Genomic segment of Syntrophales bacterium:
GCCTGCCAGGCCGGTTGGCTGGCGCGGCTGGCCGGGGCCGGGCGGTTGGTCCTGTTTCACTTTTCCCCCAAGTACCGGGGCCAGGAAAGGGAGATCCTCGCGGAGGCGGAGGCGGCGTTTCGCGGGGAGAAAACGCCGGAGCCGGCGGAAGACGGAATGGCGTAGAACGCGGCTTCCTGGGAATGCAGCGCCGTCAGAACGCCAGGAATCGCTCCAGCGCCTCCATGGCCCCGGCAATCCTGGCCGCGGCGGGATTTCCCGCGGGATCCGCGGTAGCGGGCCGAAGCGAAAAGAAGTGACAGGAGACGGGGGCCTGGAAGACCTCCCCCAGGCGGGCCGTCGTCTCGGCCCTGCGCCGGTCGATCTTCTCCCGCTCCCCGTAGGCGTCCCCCTCCGGTTCGTTGATCCCGAAGTCGTCCACCAGAAGGACCCCTTTCCACTCCTGGCACTCCAGGGCCAGGCGGACGGCATTCCAGAACGGCAGGTCCGACTTGTGCGCCCCGAGATCGGCCGAGTTCGCCACTCGGATCGCCTGCCGGGCGGGCGGTGAGGCACTCTCCGCGATGGGCCGGGCCGGGATCCCCAGCCCGGCCAGGGAGTTGAGGATGGCGTCCGTTGCCTCGGCGTAATGATCCGTGGCGATGACGGTGGTCAGGCCCGCCTGCCGGACGCAGGTCCGGAGAAAGGCTGTCCACAGGGGATCGACGGCGTTGGCCCGGAAGTAGGAATCGCAGAAGCGGGAGACGGCCAGGTCGATGCCTCCCCGGGATGCCTGCGGCTTGAGGGCCGCCAGGCGTTCCGCAAGGACCCGGCGGTAACCGGCCCGGGTGGTGCTCCCCTCGGTCCAGGTCGGGTTGACCAGCTCGATCCAGAACAGGTCGGGAGTCACGCCCAGTGTGGCGAGGCCGCTTGTCTCCAGTTCCTCCCGGAGGGCGTCCGGGGCGGCGAAGCGAGGTGCCGAGAGCGACAGCGTCCCGGAAAAATCCAGGACGGCCAGCTTCTCCGTCAAGGCCTGTCCTTTCTATTCGCGATGGCGCCGGCGATGATCCGGGCAAGGTCCCGCGAGGCCTCCCGGGGGTCTTCCGCGGCACAGATGGCGGAAACCACCGCCACCGCGTCGGCCCCCGCCCGGACGGCATCGGCGGCGTTTGCGGCGTTCAGCCCCCCGATGGCGACGAGGGGGTGGCGCGAGAAGGCCCGGATCCGGGCCAGCCCTTCCATGCCCCAGGGCTCCTTCGTGTCCGTCTTGGTCGGCGTGGCGAAGACGGGGCTGACGCCGAGGTAGTCCACGTCCAGCGATTCCGCCCGCTCCACATCCTCCCAGGACTCCACGGACAGGCCGATGAGCGCCTTCGGCCCGAGGATCCGCCGGGCGGTTTCGTAGGGCATGTCGTCCTGCCCGACGTGGAGCCCCGCGGCGCCCGAGGCCAGGGCCACGTCGAGGCGGTCGTTGATGATCAGGGGGATCCCGAAGGAGTCCAGGAGCTTCCTGAT
This window contains:
- the thiE gene encoding thiamine phosphate synthase, producing MKGLYLVTDRDLCGPRAVEEVVRLAVEGGAAAVQLREKDLPTRPFVEEALRIRKLLDSFGIPLIINDRLDVALASGAAGLHVGQDDMPYETARRILGPKALIGLSVESWEDVERAESLDVDYLGVSPVFATPTKTDTKEPWGMEGLARIRAFSRHPLVAIGGLNAANAADAVRAGADAVAVVSAICAAEDPREASRDLARIIAGAIANRKDRP